A genomic segment from Deinococcus sp. YIM 77859 encodes:
- a CDS encoding C40 family peptidase, whose product MVVQPGDTAYSLARAHGLTVEALLTLNGLASPNLRAGQVLRVQVQPPYTVQRGDTAYSLARRFGVSVDALLALNGLPRDALLEVGQVLRIPPPGPGAPAPLARPVAPAPAVTALSSQPSGGLPGNWRDAAMALLGVPYVYGGTSPSGLDCSGFVLQVFAPLGISLPRRSADQAQVGLPVTPQELQPGDLVFFDTVGRGEVTHVGIYLGDDQFVNANSYRGQVTVDRLLGDTYWAPRLLGARRVLPPVTYAAR is encoded by the coding sequence GTGGTGGTGCAGCCGGGTGATACGGCATATAGCCTCGCGCGCGCGCACGGTCTGACCGTCGAGGCGCTCCTGACCCTGAACGGCCTAGCCTCACCCAACCTGCGGGCCGGGCAGGTCCTGCGGGTACAGGTGCAGCCGCCCTATACGGTGCAGCGTGGTGATACGGCCTACTCGCTGGCCCGCCGCTTCGGCGTCAGCGTGGACGCCCTGCTGGCCCTGAATGGTCTGCCGAGAGACGCTCTCCTTGAAGTCGGGCAGGTACTGCGCATTCCCCCTCCCGGCCCCGGCGCGCCCGCACCGCTGGCCCGCCCGGTTGCGCCGGCTCCAGCAGTCACGGCGCTTTCCTCTCAGCCCTCTGGGGGCCTGCCCGGCAACTGGCGTGACGCCGCGATGGCGCTGCTGGGCGTGCCCTACGTGTATGGCGGTACCAGTCCCAGCGGCCTGGATTGCAGCGGCTTTGTGCTGCAGGTGTTTGCACCCCTGGGTATATCCTTGCCGCGCCGCAGCGCCGATCAGGCTCAGGTTGGGCTGCCCGTCACTCCTCAGGAACTGCAACCGGGCGACCTGGTGTTCTTTGACACCGTAGGCCGCGGCGAGGTCACGCACGTCGGCATCTACCTGGGTGACGACCAGTTCGTGAATGCCAACTCGTACCGGGGCCAAGTCACCGTAGACCGCCTCTTGGGAGACACCTACTGGGCCCCACGCCTGTTGGGCGCCCGGCGGGTGCTTCCCCCCGTGACGTACGCCGCTCGCTAA
- the murA gene encoding UDP-N-acetylglucosamine 1-carboxyvinyltransferase: MQLTPLHIQGGRELSGEIAIQPSKNAALPIIVASLLSSEPVTLHGVPRLSDVYTILDLAHHIGTRHAWVGPNSLTLHTPEILNTDAPYALVSKMRASFIMMGALLARAGQATVSMPGGCAFGYRPVDQHVKAFRALGVHVEEEGGNFDARRERSLDGTFIFELLTVGGTQNAVLAAVLGDGVVTLENASIDTDVVDMIEFLNSLGADIRGAGTNTLTIRGVQALRGGEYRIIPDRIEAGTFMIAAAATRSRLTLTNVRPDHLRAVSSKLMEMGADILETEGRLIVDARHRELKPVNVTTQSFPGFPTDLQPQMSALLATVPGTSVVQDPVYPDRLTHVAELHRMGANITVSGYTQVIQGGHLHAAPVKAADLRAGAALFIAALTTEGETVIDGVQYLNRGYERLAERLRSIGANAWQPQPVLASAMD; encoded by the coding sequence ATGCAACTGACGCCGCTGCACATCCAGGGAGGCCGGGAACTGTCCGGCGAGATCGCCATTCAGCCCAGCAAGAATGCGGCGTTGCCGATTATCGTCGCCAGCCTCCTGAGCAGCGAACCCGTCACCCTGCATGGGGTTCCGCGTCTCAGTGACGTCTACACCATCCTCGACCTCGCGCACCACATCGGTACCCGTCATGCCTGGGTCGGCCCCAACAGCCTCACCCTGCACACCCCCGAGATTCTCAACACCGACGCCCCCTATGCCCTGGTGAGCAAGATGCGCGCCAGCTTCATCATGATGGGGGCGCTGCTGGCCCGCGCCGGACAAGCCACCGTTTCTATGCCCGGCGGCTGTGCCTTCGGGTACCGACCGGTTGACCAACACGTCAAGGCGTTTCGGGCGCTCGGCGTGCACGTCGAGGAGGAGGGCGGCAACTTCGATGCTCGGCGAGAGCGCAGCCTGGACGGCACCTTTATCTTCGAGCTGCTGACTGTAGGCGGCACGCAGAACGCGGTTCTTGCGGCGGTGCTGGGTGACGGTGTGGTGACGCTGGAAAACGCCAGCATCGACACGGACGTCGTGGACATGATCGAGTTCCTGAACTCGCTCGGGGCCGACATTCGGGGAGCGGGCACCAACACCCTCACCATCCGCGGCGTCCAGGCTCTGCGTGGGGGCGAATACCGCATTATTCCCGACCGGATCGAGGCCGGAACCTTTATGATCGCCGCTGCCGCGACCCGCAGCCGCCTGACCCTCACGAATGTGCGCCCCGACCACCTGCGCGCGGTCAGCAGCAAGCTGATGGAGATGGGCGCCGATATCCTCGAAACAGAAGGCCGCCTGATCGTGGACGCCCGCCACCGCGAGCTGAAGCCGGTGAACGTCACCACCCAGAGCTTCCCCGGCTTTCCTACCGATCTGCAGCCTCAAATGAGCGCCCTGCTCGCCACTGTTCCCGGGACCAGCGTCGTGCAGGACCCGGTGTACCCCGACCGCCTCACGCACGTCGCAGAACTGCACCGCATGGGCGCCAACATCACGGTCAGCGGGTACACCCAGGTGATTCAGGGTGGCCACCTGCATGCGGCTCCCGTCAAGGCGGCCGACCTGCGCGCGGGGGCAGCCCTCTTTATCGCTGCGCTGACCACGGAGGGAGAAACCGTGATCGACGGCGTGCAGTACCTCAACCGGGGGTACGAGCGCCTCGCCGAGCGCCTGCGCTCCATCGGTGCGAACGCCTGGCAACCCCAGCCTGTGCTCGCGAGCGCGATGGACTGA